In Flavobacterium gelatinilyticum, a genomic segment contains:
- a CDS encoding glycosyltransferase: MKRKILFLGESYRADAITWMKGLKEFGDFEIITWELQTPNNSKLNRFKRILEYFLSPVSIRRIIKKEKPDMVIAERTTSYGFLAALSGSKTIAIAQQGRTDLWPEGSVLYPFKKFIQKYAFKKAHLIHAWGPVMTISMREIGVDMSKVLVLPKGIDLSLFTPSTNHSNKIEAIVTRSLQPEYRHDSILKAFGILNQKGIDFSLTIVGDGTRLQFLKDLAAALQIENKVIFTGRIPNTELPKLLQQSNIYISMPITEGVSASLFEAMACNCFPVVSDIPGNQSWITHRENGQLIEIDNIEMLADELIWSFENPELRNQAITKNRTFVEENANYDSNMNIIADRYHELLDLN, translated from the coding sequence ATGAAAAGAAAAATACTTTTTCTTGGAGAATCTTATCGAGCCGATGCCATCACCTGGATGAAAGGCCTGAAAGAGTTTGGCGATTTTGAAATCATCACCTGGGAACTTCAAACCCCTAACAATTCTAAACTCAATAGATTTAAACGTATTTTAGAATATTTCTTATCACCTGTTTCTATTCGGAGAATAATTAAAAAAGAAAAACCGGATATGGTTATTGCCGAGCGAACAACCAGTTATGGTTTTCTCGCTGCATTATCCGGCTCAAAAACTATTGCCATTGCGCAACAAGGCCGAACGGATTTATGGCCGGAAGGTTCCGTTTTATATCCTTTTAAAAAGTTTATTCAGAAATACGCCTTTAAAAAAGCACATTTAATTCATGCCTGGGGACCGGTTATGACCATTTCAATGCGAGAAATTGGAGTTGATATGAGCAAAGTTTTGGTTCTCCCAAAAGGAATTGATTTATCGCTTTTTACACCTTCAACAAATCATTCAAATAAAATTGAAGCAATTGTAACACGTTCGCTGCAGCCTGAATATAGACATGATTCTATATTAAAAGCTTTCGGAATCCTGAATCAAAAAGGAATAGATTTTTCGCTGACAATTGTCGGCGATGGAACTAGATTGCAGTTTTTGAAAGATTTAGCTGCAGCACTTCAAATTGAAAACAAAGTGATTTTTACAGGAAGAATCCCAAACACAGAGCTTCCTAAACTATTACAACAATCTAATATTTACATCAGCATGCCGATTACCGAAGGCGTTTCGGCTTCGTTGTTTGAAGCTATGGCCTGCAATTGCTTTCCGGTTGTTTCTGATATTCCCGGAAATCAAAGCTGGATCACGCATCGTGAAAACGGACAGTTAATCGAAATCGACAATATCGAAATGCTGGCAGACGAATTAATCTGGTCTTTTGAAAATCCGGAATTACGAAATCAGGCAATTACTAAGAACAGAACATTTGTAGAGGAAAATGCCAATTATGATAGTAACATGAACATTATTGCGGATCGATATCATGAGTTGTTGGATCTTAACTAA
- a CDS encoding DUF2461 domain-containing protein, translating to MLTKESLQFLDDLRNNNNREWFQENKKRYEVFKKDYHQLVSDFLDVMKPLDPSLELLEVKNCTFRINRDIRFSKDKSPYKAHLGIWMSGGTKGLNRAGYYVHIEKGASFIAGGFYSPEAEDLKKVRKEIAFFYDDLQEILNEKEFKKEFGSLDVNENNSLKSMPRGYEKDHPAIEFLKLKSFTATQVYNVSEVTQKDFVKKMSQKLIALKPLNEFINRALDTDEF from the coding sequence ATGCTAACGAAAGAATCATTGCAATTTTTAGACGATTTAAGAAACAACAACAATCGTGAATGGTTTCAGGAAAATAAAAAACGATACGAAGTTTTCAAGAAAGATTACCATCAACTGGTAAGTGATTTTCTGGATGTCATGAAACCGCTTGATCCATCGTTAGAACTATTAGAAGTTAAAAACTGTACTTTCAGAATCAATCGCGATATTCGTTTTTCTAAAGACAAATCTCCGTATAAAGCACATTTGGGAATCTGGATGTCCGGCGGAACAAAAGGTCTAAACCGTGCCGGATATTATGTACATATCGAAAAAGGCGCCAGTTTTATTGCGGGAGGATTTTATTCGCCGGAAGCAGAAGATTTAAAGAAAGTTCGTAAAGAAATTGCTTTCTTTTACGATGATTTGCAGGAAATTTTAAACGAGAAAGAATTCAAGAAAGAGTTTGGCAGTTTAGATGTAAACGAAAACAATTCATTAAAAAGCATGCCCCGCGGTTACGAAAAAGACCATCCGGCGATTGAGTTTTTAAAACTGAAAAGTTTCACCGCAACTCAGGTATACAATGTTTCTGAAGTTACACAGAAAGATTTCGTAAAGAAAATGAGCCAGAAACTAATTGCATTAAAACCTTTAAACGAATTCATCAACCGCGCATTGGATACTGACGAATTTTAG
- the recF gene encoding DNA replication/repair protein RecF (All proteins in this family for which functions are known are DNA-binding proteins that assist the filamentation of RecA onto DNA for the initiation of recombination or recombinational repair.) yields the protein MHLNKISLFNYKNFSEASFDFDVKINCFVGKNGIGKTNVLDAIYHLAYGKSYFNPLAVQNIKHGEEFFVIDAELEKNERTEQVVCSLKKGQKKVLKRNGKAYDKFSDHIGLIPLVIISPADRDLIVEGSETRRKFMDSVISQLDSTYLHELIQYQKVITQRNALLKYFALNHVFDNDTLSIYNEQLTVYGKSIFEKRKDFLEQFIPIFNVHHQAITGSEESVQLVYESHLFEKDLLTLLQENINKDRILNYTSVGIHKDDLSFEIDSHPIKKFGSQGQQKSFLIALKLAQFEFLKKQSGVKPILLFDDIFDKLDETRVAKIIEMVNSETFGQLFISDTHPERTEAIVKSTHQSYKIFNL from the coding sequence ATGCATTTAAACAAAATTTCTTTATTCAATTATAAAAATTTCTCCGAAGCAAGCTTTGATTTCGACGTCAAGATCAACTGTTTTGTAGGTAAAAATGGTATTGGAAAAACCAATGTTCTGGATGCAATTTATCATTTGGCTTACGGAAAAAGCTATTTTAATCCGCTTGCGGTTCAGAATATCAAACATGGTGAAGAGTTTTTTGTAATTGATGCCGAATTAGAGAAAAACGAAAGAACAGAACAGGTTGTCTGCAGTTTAAAAAAAGGACAGAAAAAGGTTTTAAAACGAAACGGAAAGGCTTACGATAAATTCTCGGACCATATTGGACTTATTCCGCTGGTGATTATTTCTCCCGCCGATCGCGATTTAATTGTAGAAGGAAGCGAAACCCGTCGTAAGTTTATGGACAGCGTAATTTCGCAGTTAGATTCGACATATCTGCACGAATTAATTCAATATCAAAAAGTAATTACGCAGCGAAATGCCCTTTTAAAATATTTTGCCTTAAATCATGTTTTCGACAACGACACTTTATCTATATACAACGAACAGCTGACAGTTTACGGAAAATCTATTTTTGAAAAACGAAAAGATTTTCTGGAACAATTTATACCTATATTTAATGTGCATCATCAGGCTATAACAGGATCTGAAGAAAGCGTACAGCTGGTTTATGAAAGTCATTTATTCGAAAAAGATTTACTGACGCTTTTACAGGAAAATATAAACAAAGACAGGATTCTTAATTATACATCTGTCGGAATCCATAAAGATGACTTATCTTTTGAAATTGATTCGCACCCTATAAAAAAATTCGGATCGCAGGGACAGCAGAAGTCTTTTCTGATTGCTTTAAAACTGGCACAATTTGAATTTTTGAAGAAACAAAGCGGCGTAAAACCAATCCTTTTGTTCGATGATATTTTTGACAAACTGGACGAAACCCGCGTTGCCAAAATCATAGAAATGGTAAACAGCGAAACTTTTGGACAGCTTTTTATATCAGATACTCATCCGGAACGTACTGAGGCTATCGTGAAATCGACACATCAGAGTTACAAGATCTTTAATTTGTAA
- a CDS encoding tetratricopeptide repeat protein, which produces MATYNKRGYKAPKEKEVKEVNEEQQVIIDEKDSTTAGVFSKLDETASRTEDWVAKNQKIIIGLVAGIAVATIGYLAYQKFINNPKQDEAANEMFVAQQNFQKAVDGVASDSLYKLALNGSEGKFGFVKIADEYSGTDAGNLANYYAGMAYLNTGKFDDAIKYLGNFKSDDLILSALATGAIGDAYSQKNNQKEALDHYVKAAQSNKNDFTTPRFLLKAAKTALALGQKEDALKYLNDIKDNFDATPEAASIDALIGLAQ; this is translated from the coding sequence ATGGCTACTTACAATAAAAGAGGATATAAAGCACCGAAAGAGAAGGAAGTTAAAGAAGTAAATGAAGAACAACAGGTGATAATTGATGAAAAAGACAGCACAACAGCTGGTGTTTTTTCTAAATTAGACGAGACTGCTTCAAGAACTGAGGATTGGGTTGCTAAAAATCAAAAAATCATTATTGGTTTAGTTGCTGGTATTGCTGTTGCTACTATTGGATATTTAGCATACCAGAAATTTATTAATAACCCAAAACAAGATGAGGCGGCAAACGAAATGTTTGTGGCGCAGCAAAACTTTCAAAAAGCGGTTGATGGTGTGGCTAGCGATTCATTATATAAATTAGCTCTTAATGGTTCTGAAGGTAAATTTGGATTCGTGAAAATTGCTGATGAGTATTCTGGAACAGATGCTGGAAATTTAGCAAACTACTATGCTGGTATGGCATATTTAAATACAGGTAAATTTGATGATGCTATTAAGTATTTAGGAAACTTTAAATCAGATGATTTAATTTTAAGTGCTTTGGCAACTGGAGCTATTGGTGATGCTTACTCTCAAAAAAATAACCAAAAAGAAGCTTTAGATCATTATGTAAAAGCAGCTCAGTCTAACAAAAACGATTTTACAACACCTCGTTTCTTATTAAAAGCAGCTAAAACAGCTTTAGCTTTAGGACAAAAAGAAGATGCTTTGAAATATTTAAATGATATTAAAGACAACTTTGATGCGACTCCGGAAGCAGCTTCTATTGATGCGTTAATCGGATTAGCGCAATAA
- the ribH gene encoding 6,7-dimethyl-8-ribityllumazine synthase: MATENKNLSEYDKSTIPNAKDFRFGIVVSEWNDTITEGLYNGAFEALTDCEVPAQQIIRWNVPGSFELIYGAKKMLQTQNVDAVIVIGCVIQGQTKHFDFVCEGVTQGIKDLNVQTDIPVIFCVLTDNNIQQSIDRSGGVHGNKGTEAAIAAIKMAYIRQQASISHVYNQPLLSSGALQIEETPIKIEKE; encoded by the coding sequence ATGGCTACTGAAAATAAAAATTTATCAGAATACGATAAAAGTACAATCCCAAATGCGAAAGACTTTCGATTTGGGATTGTTGTTTCTGAGTGGAATGATACTATAACAGAAGGACTTTATAACGGGGCTTTTGAAGCCTTAACAGATTGTGAAGTTCCTGCCCAGCAGATTATCCGCTGGAATGTTCCGGGAAGTTTTGAGCTTATTTACGGAGCAAAAAAAATGCTTCAGACTCAAAATGTAGACGCCGTTATCGTTATTGGATGTGTAATCCAGGGACAGACGAAACATTTTGATTTTGTATGTGAAGGCGTTACACAGGGTATTAAAGATTTGAATGTTCAAACCGATATTCCGGTGATATTTTGTGTTTTAACCGATAACAATATCCAGCAGTCAATTGACAGAAGCGGCGGTGTTCATGGAAACAAAGGAACCGAAGCGGCTATTGCTGCAATAAAAATGGCTTACATTCGTCAGCAGGCGTCAATATCGCACGTTTACAATCAGCCGTTATTATCTTCCGGTGCACTTCAAATCGAAGAAACACCAATAAAAATCGAAAAGGAATAA